The Prosthecobacter sp. SYSU 5D2 genome has a window encoding:
- a CDS encoding sulfite exporter TauE/SafE family protein: protein MFRSKVFTFWFIGALIVWAGLFYSFSDLAFLASHLHYPAIMVVGAFVAGLTPEGGGAVAFPVLSVFFNIDRVIARDFSLMIQSIGMTSASIFILSNRANLLRAYKPMLYFIPVAFVGFVIGMLTLQTMPVYIIQALFLSLITTFAIAYINSSHRGNRVLLEYKGGWDAVYLGVILLLAGMCASLFGTGADIILYTLLVTRFTMNEKVATHLSIMLMAAMSVLGYAYRHFVDAGLSHDQVRTWLCAYPVVLFMAPFGTYILHKMNVEWMLRGVVLLNVGQLLYFNLNKPSVEKFIASALFSIVLMLVFAVTLSRLAKKSRKVSEEALPQPKEA from the coding sequence ATGTTTCGCAGCAAAGTATTTACGTTTTGGTTCATCGGTGCGCTCATCGTCTGGGCAGGGCTTTTTTACAGCTTCTCGGACCTGGCTTTCCTGGCCTCTCATCTTCATTACCCGGCCATCATGGTGGTGGGGGCTTTCGTGGCCGGGCTGACACCGGAGGGCGGCGGGGCGGTGGCCTTTCCGGTGCTGAGCGTCTTCTTCAATATTGACCGCGTCATCGCCCGCGATTTCAGCCTGATGATCCAGAGCATCGGCATGACCAGTGCCAGCATCTTCATCCTGAGCAATCGGGCCAACCTGCTGCGGGCCTACAAACCGATGCTGTATTTTATACCGGTCGCCTTTGTGGGTTTTGTCATCGGGATGCTGACGCTGCAGACGATGCCGGTGTATATTATCCAGGCTCTGTTTCTCAGCCTCATCACCACCTTTGCCATCGCCTACATCAACAGCAGCCATCGTGGCAACCGGGTCCTTTTGGAGTATAAGGGCGGCTGGGATGCGGTTTATCTGGGAGTGATCCTGCTGCTGGCCGGGATGTGCGCCAGCCTGTTCGGCACCGGGGCGGACATCATCCTTTATACACTGCTGGTGACGCGGTTCACGATGAATGAAAAGGTGGCCACGCACCTGAGCATCATGCTCATGGCAGCCATGAGTGTGCTGGGGTATGCCTACCGTCATTTCGTGGATGCGGGTCTCTCGCACGACCAGGTGCGGACATGGCTGTGTGCGTATCCGGTGGTGCTTTTCATGGCACCCTTCGGCACCTACATCCTGCACAAGATGAATGTGGAATGGATGCTGCGTGGCGTGGTTCTGCTGAATGTCGGCCAGCTTCTTTACTTCAATCTGAACAAGCCTTCCGTGGAGAAATTCATCGCCTCTGCCCTCTTTTCCATCGTCCTGATGCTGGTTTTTGCCGTCACTCTTTCACGCCTGGCGAAGAAGAGCCGGAAGGTCAGTGAAGAAGCGCTGCCGCAGCCGAAGGAGGCGTAA
- a CDS encoding DUF2339 domain-containing protein: MEILGFLLGLGVLFYFLASPGIAWFQASAARKEASDLREEMEKLRLQMAQLQKEISHRPTLPVEEPPLPVLAAPEPLLPRVEAPVFVPQPPLPPPLPVFQKIEEPPLPPPADNSPEPLPPKPAPVIKPAVIARPEISLEQFLGVKLFAWIGGLALFLGIVFFVKYAFERNLISPALRTIIGFIIGGSLVTTGIVMRRSKDYAVLAQTLAATGVLILYGVTYAAHELYHFPAFGTLSTFIYMSLITAGAFVLAVRMEAPVIAVLGMAGGFLTPIFVNTGTDNPLGLFGYVLLIDLGLMAVAKKRGWFYLIACGAAGTLLLEAGWFAEWFHRGEYHLGAKIWIPVTVHVFFPALFATATWWLHRPQDRSSLASKENASLYPAYGGLALAAWSFVVAFVFLNHDYITSRPLVLNGFLFAINLAVLLQIWTQPRVALAQWVAALLSFVHLAVWSSLRLTDATLIPALVSYLVFGLMHTGFALLAMRKKPETMQAQKHGIWLGPVAVLLVIAPMFALPTVPWLIWPTVLLLNLMTIAVAAVTFALAPVLLALCVTLLAMGFWLFRLDPLAGPWCFLFTLGGFALVFAAAGAVLSARVRLRQGGEKPSGTQWLTSLEGQLPMASASLPFILLIIATYRLNLVNPTPVFTLGVLLSLGLLVLMRLSLLPALGLAALICMWLLQHVWMDLHFHPDRPWMALGWFLGIASLFASYPFVWKSRFQEVALPWVVSASTWLLQGLLIYWVCDTLPMMENRMGWVPALLALPPLASLYAVIKMPLPADSLIHRLVRNTQLAWFGGVALAFITLIFPVQFDRQWLTLGWALEGAALCWLFTRVPHSGLRRVGLGLLTAAFVRLSLNPLVLEYHERSGPPVWNWFLYAYGITAMAMFAAAWWLAPPRDRLGEINLRAWLWSFGGILLFLLVNIEIADYFTPVGERFISTRWGGDFARSMTFSIAWALFALSLLIIGFRLDAKGARYAGIALMGITLLKLFLHDLANIESIYRIAALIVVALIALGASFLYQRFYARQGRAG; the protein is encoded by the coding sequence ATGGAAATTCTCGGTTTTCTCCTGGGCCTCGGAGTGCTTTTTTACTTTTTGGCCAGCCCGGGCATCGCCTGGTTTCAAGCCTCTGCGGCACGCAAGGAAGCCTCGGACCTGCGCGAAGAGATGGAAAAGTTGCGCCTTCAGATGGCCCAGCTTCAGAAAGAAATCTCCCACCGTCCCACCCTGCCGGTGGAAGAGCCGCCGCTCCCGGTCCTGGCAGCACCTGAACCTCTCTTGCCTCGTGTAGAAGCGCCCGTCTTTGTCCCCCAGCCTCCTTTACCCCCGCCGCTCCCGGTTTTTCAAAAGATCGAAGAACCGCCTCTGCCACCGCCTGCGGACAATTCCCCTGAGCCACTGCCGCCTAAACCCGCACCCGTCATCAAACCGGCTGTCATTGCCAGACCGGAGATCTCGCTGGAGCAGTTCCTGGGCGTCAAGCTCTTCGCCTGGATCGGAGGGCTGGCGCTGTTTTTGGGCATCGTCTTTTTTGTGAAGTATGCCTTTGAGCGCAATCTCATCTCGCCTGCTTTGCGGACAATCATTGGTTTTATCATCGGCGGCAGCCTGGTCACTACAGGCATCGTCATGCGCCGCAGCAAAGACTATGCGGTGCTGGCGCAGACCCTGGCGGCCACGGGCGTGCTCATTCTTTATGGCGTCACCTATGCCGCGCATGAGCTGTATCACTTCCCGGCCTTTGGCACGCTGAGCACGTTCATTTACATGTCGCTGATCACGGCCGGTGCCTTTGTACTGGCCGTGAGGATGGAGGCCCCCGTTATCGCCGTGCTGGGCATGGCCGGAGGTTTCCTCACGCCCATCTTTGTCAATACCGGAACAGACAATCCGTTAGGCCTGTTTGGTTATGTGCTGCTCATTGACCTGGGGCTGATGGCGGTGGCCAAAAAGCGTGGCTGGTTTTACCTCATCGCCTGCGGAGCCGCTGGTACGCTGCTGCTGGAGGCGGGCTGGTTTGCCGAATGGTTCCACCGGGGTGAATACCACCTGGGCGCGAAAATCTGGATCCCGGTCACCGTGCATGTCTTCTTCCCGGCCCTGTTCGCCACAGCCACCTGGTGGCTGCACCGGCCGCAGGATCGCAGTAGCCTGGCTTCAAAAGAAAACGCCTCGCTGTATCCGGCGTATGGCGGGCTGGCGCTCGCGGCGTGGAGTTTCGTCGTGGCCTTTGTATTCCTGAATCATGATTACATCACCTCGCGGCCTTTGGTCTTGAACGGCTTTTTGTTTGCCATCAATCTCGCCGTGCTCTTGCAGATCTGGACGCAGCCACGGGTGGCCCTGGCACAATGGGTGGCCGCCTTGCTCAGCTTTGTGCATCTGGCCGTGTGGAGCTCCCTTCGCCTCACGGATGCGACGTTGATCCCCGCCTTGGTCAGTTACCTGGTCTTTGGTCTCATGCACACCGGTTTTGCCCTGTTGGCCATGCGCAAGAAACCAGAGACGATGCAGGCGCAGAAGCATGGTATCTGGCTCGGCCCCGTCGCGGTGTTGTTGGTTATCGCGCCCATGTTTGCCCTGCCGACGGTGCCCTGGCTCATCTGGCCGACCGTCCTGCTGCTAAACCTCATGACCATTGCGGTGGCGGCGGTCACCTTCGCGCTGGCCCCAGTATTGCTGGCCCTCTGCGTCACCCTCCTGGCCATGGGCTTCTGGCTTTTCCGGCTAGATCCGCTGGCCGGGCCGTGGTGCTTCCTGTTTACCCTGGGCGGCTTTGCCCTGGTGTTTGCCGCTGCCGGAGCCGTGCTTTCCGCCCGAGTGCGCTTGCGCCAGGGCGGTGAAAAACCCAGCGGCACTCAATGGCTGACCAGCCTGGAAGGCCAGCTCCCCATGGCCTCCGCCAGCCTGCCATTCATCCTGCTCATCATCGCCACCTACCGGCTGAACCTGGTCAACCCCACCCCGGTCTTCACCCTTGGCGTACTCTTGTCGTTAGGCCTGCTGGTCCTCATGCGCCTGTCACTTCTGCCCGCGCTCGGCCTGGCCGCGCTCATCTGCATGTGGCTGCTGCAGCATGTCTGGATGGACCTGCACTTCCACCCTGACCGCCCCTGGATGGCACTCGGGTGGTTTCTGGGCATCGCCTCCCTCTTCGCCAGCTATCCCTTTGTCTGGAAATCACGCTTTCAAGAAGTGGCCCTGCCGTGGGTCGTCTCCGCCAGCACCTGGCTTTTGCAAGGGCTGCTCATCTACTGGGTCTGCGATACCCTGCCCATGATGGAGAACCGCATGGGCTGGGTGCCTGCCCTGCTGGCCCTGCCGCCGCTGGCCTCGCTCTATGCCGTCATTAAAATGCCCCTGCCTGCGGACAGCCTCATCCACCGGCTGGTGCGCAACACGCAGCTTGCCTGGTTCGGGGGCGTGGCCCTGGCCTTCATCACGCTCATCTTTCCGGTCCAGTTTGACCGCCAGTGGCTGACCCTCGGCTGGGCCTTGGAAGGAGCCGCGCTGTGCTGGCTCTTCACCCGCGTCCCGCACAGCGGCCTCCGCCGGGTGGGCCTGGGCCTGCTCACCGCCGCCTTTGTCCGCCTGTCGCTGAACCCTCTGGTGCTGGAGTATCACGAGCGCAGCGGCCCCCCCGTCTGGAACTGGTTTCTTTATGCCTATGGCATCACCGCCATGGCCATGTTCGCCGCCGCCTGGTGGCTGGCCCCGCCGCGTGACCGCCTGGGCGAAATCAACCTGCGCGCCTGGCTCTGGAGCTTCGGTGGCATCCTGCTCTTCCTCCTCGTTAACATCGAGATCGCCGATTATTTCACTCCCGTCGGCGAGCGCTTCATTTCCACCCGCTGGGGCGGCGACTTCGCCCGCAGCATGACCTTCAGCATCGCCTGGGCTCTCTTTGCTCTCAGCCTGCTCATCATCGGCTTCCGCCTGGATGCCAAAGGTGCCCGCTATGCCGGCATCGCCCTCATGGGCATCACCCTGCTGAAGCTCTTCCTCCACGATCTTGCCAACATCGAAAGCATCTACCGCATCGCCGCCCTCATCGTCGTCGCCCTCATCGCCCTCGGTGCCTCCTTCCTCTACCAGCGCTTCTATGCGCGGCAGGGGAGGGCGGGGTAG
- a CDS encoding autotransporter domain-containing protein: MKLIIHKPSRPGFGSRFSAANFKGLFKQACGSLCLLAGGFAFFAPAAHGQSLGAAADFAVLGGSTVTNTGPTLITGDLGVSPGSAITGFPPGSLTGTLYTGSDGPAVAAHADTVTAYNLIAGQLIYTDLTGSDLGGMTLSPGVYHFDTSAQLTGILTLDPGGLANQTFHFLIGSTLTTADFSAVDFLGLGLSPNVFWQIGTSATLGIGTDFYGNILADQSITLATGAGISNGRALAINGAVTLDSAIVNNGAAAALDPVTGTYWKGDVGPGGNLWSGTNWSPDTTGAVNANLAAAGANVIFSVTGVVPVNQDTLLDKNQEIASLIINDNVAVSISGPNTLTINGAGLITGIRVNDGAGLLTIASNLTLAGTSQTITVNNDDGMLVSGVIGGGIGLTKAGTGLLTLTGENIYTGPTNVSAGTLQLGNGLTGSILATSPVSVDLGATLLINLVNGGILSNQVANTGTVEWIAAGVNTQASTSVISGAGALEQSGTGTTVLLGTNTYTGTTLVSDGILQIGDGTSGSINALSNVTIDAGAELHLSLIDGGNWANDVVNNGELHWIAPGSNSQASTSVISGTGSMLVISPGTTVFEGTNTFSGGSIINTTGIVLAGNPSAISGTPYGTGTLDIQQGYVDTLNGQVLQINVGGYTQSGGEIGLHLQGTTPGSYTQYNTGGIATLTGGTVFLYNTSGNYVPNGARAGTSAGDMQTIVQTVGGRTGEFASNLPEAQFYNAQFDRVINYAQGQTLLYPTITYDANNAYVTWVRDSYTSPPGLTPNQDSVGEGLDGYQAVNPGDLDGALTYLNAQPLASLPGLYDLIAPDELTAIFQMGFHAAEIQASRIQQHLEQVRFGARRAGGEVDAQDQSIASATGGKGVVDTAPEAAPASQEGRWNLFVEGLGGGANVNGTSNASGYDFNMIGAMMGADYLVNENFAIGITGGYADSDASLINGGSIDTESYRGAVYATVFGGGFYLDGLLGLAYNEYDTEREALLGRAKGSTNGLEMSALLNGGYNIRSGNWSYGPVASLAYTRVSLDSFTESGSLTPLRYPDQHQESLRSNLGARISYTTLVGGVRVTPMARITWQHEFMDSTQSMDSSFASGPGPVFSVDGPEIGRDSALITAGFNVQFTPSVSAYTFYSGQVGRENYSSHNVTLGMRISF; this comes from the coding sequence ATGAAACTAATTATCCATAAACCAAGCCGCCCCGGGTTCGGTTCGCGCTTCTCAGCCGCGAATTTTAAAGGGCTATTCAAACAAGCCTGTGGCAGTTTATGCCTCCTGGCAGGCGGATTCGCTTTCTTTGCCCCCGCCGCTCACGGACAGTCCCTCGGCGCTGCCGCAGATTTCGCCGTGCTCGGTGGATCCACCGTGACCAATACCGGACCCACTCTCATCACCGGCGATCTCGGCGTCAGCCCTGGCTCCGCCATCACGGGTTTTCCTCCAGGAAGCCTCACCGGCACTCTTTACACCGGCAGCGACGGCCCGGCAGTCGCCGCCCATGCGGATACTGTGACCGCCTATAATTTGATCGCGGGCCAGTTGATTTATACTGACCTGACGGGCTCGGACCTCGGCGGCATGACTCTCTCTCCCGGCGTTTACCACTTTGATACCTCCGCCCAGCTCACCGGTATCCTGACCCTGGACCCCGGCGGCCTGGCCAACCAGACCTTTCACTTTCTCATCGGCTCCACCCTGACCACGGCGGATTTCTCTGCCGTGGACTTTCTTGGCCTGGGCCTGTCACCCAACGTCTTCTGGCAGATTGGCACTTCCGCCACCCTGGGCATTGGGACCGACTTTTATGGCAACATTCTGGCGGATCAGAGCATCACCCTCGCCACCGGGGCCGGGATCTCCAACGGCAGGGCACTGGCCATTAACGGAGCCGTCACCCTGGACAGCGCAATCGTCAACAATGGGGCGGCTGCCGCTCTGGACCCGGTCACGGGTACCTATTGGAAGGGAGACGTGGGTCCCGGAGGCAACCTCTGGTCCGGCACCAACTGGTCCCCAGACACCACGGGCGCAGTGAATGCCAACCTCGCCGCCGCAGGGGCCAACGTCATCTTTTCCGTGACCGGTGTGGTCCCGGTGAACCAGGATACCCTCCTGGACAAGAATCAGGAGATCGCCAGTCTGATCATCAATGACAATGTCGCCGTCAGCATCTCCGGGCCGAATACCCTGACCATCAACGGGGCCGGTCTCATCACAGGCATCCGGGTCAACGACGGAGCCGGACTGCTCACCATTGCCTCCAATCTGACCCTGGCTGGCACTTCCCAGACCATCACGGTGAACAATGATGACGGCATGCTCGTCAGCGGTGTCATCGGTGGCGGCATCGGTCTCACCAAGGCAGGCACGGGCTTGCTCACCCTCACCGGGGAAAACATTTATACCGGCCCAACCAACGTTTCCGCAGGCACCCTGCAGCTGGGCAATGGCCTCACCGGCAGCATTCTTGCCACTTCGCCTGTTTCAGTGGATCTGGGCGCGACTCTGCTCATCAATCTCGTGAACGGTGGCATCCTCAGCAATCAGGTGGCCAATACTGGCACCGTGGAATGGATCGCCGCAGGGGTCAACACCCAGGCATCTACAAGCGTGATCAGCGGTGCAGGCGCTCTGGAACAGAGCGGCACAGGCACCACGGTGCTTTTGGGCACCAATACCTATACCGGCACCACCCTGGTTTCGGACGGGATTTTGCAGATCGGCGACGGCACCTCCGGCTCCATCAACGCTCTCTCAAACGTGACCATTGATGCCGGAGCTGAACTTCACCTCAGCCTCATTGACGGCGGCAACTGGGCCAACGACGTGGTAAACAATGGAGAACTCCACTGGATCGCCCCTGGCAGCAATTCCCAGGCCTCCACCAGCGTCATCAGCGGCACGGGCAGCATGCTTGTCATCAGCCCTGGCACGACCGTTTTCGAAGGCACGAACACCTTCAGCGGCGGCAGCATCATCAATACCACCGGCATTGTCCTGGCGGGGAATCCCTCCGCCATTTCAGGCACCCCTTACGGCACCGGCACACTGGACATCCAGCAGGGTTATGTGGATACGCTGAACGGCCAGGTCCTTCAGATTAACGTCGGCGGTTATACCCAGAGCGGTGGCGAAATCGGCCTGCATCTGCAAGGCACCACCCCAGGTTCCTATACCCAATACAACACGGGCGGCATCGCCACCCTGACCGGCGGCACCGTCTTCCTTTACAATACCAGCGGCAACTATGTGCCGAATGGAGCCCGTGCAGGCACTTCTGCTGGCGACATGCAGACCATCGTCCAGACTGTCGGCGGCCGGACCGGCGAATTCGCCTCCAACCTGCCTGAAGCGCAGTTTTATAACGCCCAGTTTGACCGCGTCATCAATTACGCCCAAGGCCAGACTCTGCTTTATCCCACGATCACTTATGACGCCAACAACGCGTATGTCACCTGGGTTCGCGACTCCTACACTTCCCCTCCAGGTCTCACCCCCAACCAGGACTCCGTCGGCGAAGGTCTGGACGGTTACCAGGCCGTGAATCCGGGAGATCTGGATGGCGCACTGACTTACCTCAATGCACAGCCTCTGGCCAGCCTGCCAGGTCTCTATGACCTGATCGCTCCAGATGAGCTGACAGCCATTTTCCAGATGGGTTTCCATGCAGCCGAGATCCAGGCTTCCCGCATCCAGCAGCATCTGGAGCAGGTGCGCTTCGGTGCTCGCCGCGCCGGTGGCGAGGTAGATGCCCAGGACCAGAGCATCGCATCTGCCACAGGTGGCAAAGGCGTGGTGGACACCGCCCCGGAAGCCGCCCCTGCGTCCCAGGAAGGTCGCTGGAATCTGTTTGTGGAAGGTCTCGGCGGCGGTGCCAATGTGAACGGCACCTCCAACGCCAGCGGTTATGACTTCAACATGATCGGTGCCATGATGGGCGCGGATTACCTGGTGAATGAAAACTTTGCCATCGGCATCACCGGCGGTTATGCCGATTCAGATGCCAGTCTCATCAATGGCGGCAGCATTGATACCGAAAGTTATCGCGGCGCTGTCTATGCGACCGTCTTTGGCGGCGGTTTCTATCTGGATGGTCTCCTGGGCCTGGCGTATAACGAATACGATACCGAGCGCGAAGCCCTCCTCGGCCGCGCCAAAGGCAGCACCAACGGTCTGGAAATGAGCGCCCTCCTCAACGGCGGGTATAACATCCGCTCAGGCAACTGGAGCTACGGCCCCGTCGCTTCCCTGGCCTATACCCGGGTCAGCCTGGACAGCTTCACCGAATCCGGTTCGCTGACACCTCTGCGTTATCCTGACCAGCATCAGGAATCCCTCCGGTCCAACCTGGGTGCGCGCATCAGCTATACCACCCTGGTGGGCGGCGTGCGTGTCACTCCGATGGCCCGCATCACCTGGCAGCACGAATTTATGGACAGCACCCAGTCCATGGACTCCTCCTTCGCCTCCGGCCCCGGCCCGGTCTTCAGTGTGGACGGTCCCGAGATCGGTCGCGACAGCGCCCTCATCACCGCAGGTTTCAATGTGCAGTTCACCCCTTCGGTGAGCGCCTATACCTTTTATTCCGGCCAGGTCGGACGTGAGAACTACTCTTCCCACAACGTGACGCTCGGCATGCGCATCAGCTTCTAA
- a CDS encoding autotransporter domain-containing protein, protein MKRSRSQTPAGTKKRGRKTSSLDTITRSCRAAVKSACCSLFLGAAGLTLLHTPAAAQATYYWDGAAGNSSWAGDNWTTDITGVAANGPLAPNSDVIFSTIIDPANQVNTILGANQTVNSLTINDPAVASISDWTLTIDGNAATAINVGLLAGPVAILSDVVLDGLSNTIIVDNLGGLNISGEISGTIGLIKDGTGELILTGANVYTGATVINEGVLQVGNGTTGSLNALSDVTVTAGTTLQINLADGTVWSNQVANAGTVEWIAAGTNTQASTSVISGAGALEQSGTGTTVLLGENTYTGTTLVSDGILQIGDGTSGSISALSDVTIGAAGELHISLADSGIWENDVTNNGELHWISPVDNTQDATSVISGTGSMEITSIGTTTLEANNTFSGGTLINTPGTVLVSSPFLTSTAFGTGTLEIQQGLVDTVGGQVLQINVGGYVQSGGEIAISLLGTLPGTYTQYNVTGSAALSGGIVSLYDETGTYVPEGAWAGNPTGDMQTIVQTTGGLVGEFASNTPVATIYNTEFDQTFVYAQGQTLLYPTITYDVNDANVTWVRDSYQSVPGLTRNQRSVAGGLDGFALLNAGNAGGALTFLNAQAIGTLAGLYDLIAPEELTGIFQMGFHASEMQAASIVQHLEYVRNNARRPMGDKESHSIQASAGGKHVEDPAPAVESPEGRWNMFIEGLGGNADVGSTSNATGYDFDMYGAMMGVDYLVNESFAIGLTGGYLNSDASLINGGSIETDSYRAAIYGTFFKGGFYLDGLVGLAYNSYDTDRLALLGRATGDTNGLEFTTMLNTGYDFRAGNLTFGPVASVAYTRVDLDGFTESGSLTPLSYSDQEQESFRTNLGARISYSIPAGRARIIPSARVTWQHEFMDATQSIDSSFASGPGPVFTVDGPEMGRDSALVTAGLTVQFNPSVAAYAFYTGQLGRTNYDSHNVTLGVRISF, encoded by the coding sequence ATGAAAAGATCCAGAAGCCAAACACCCGCCGGAACAAAAAAGAGAGGTCGCAAGACCTCCTCTCTAGATACGATCACCAGATCCTGCAGGGCTGCTGTCAAATCCGCCTGCTGCAGTCTTTTCCTGGGCGCTGCCGGACTGACCCTCCTTCACACCCCGGCTGCGGCGCAGGCTACTTATTATTGGGACGGTGCGGCTGGCAACAGTTCCTGGGCCGGTGACAACTGGACGACTGATATCACCGGGGTGGCCGCAAATGGCCCCTTGGCACCAAACTCTGACGTCATCTTTTCGACCATTATTGACCCCGCGAATCAGGTTAATACCATCCTGGGTGCCAATCAGACGGTCAACAGCCTAACCATTAATGACCCGGCAGTCGCCAGCATTTCTGACTGGACGCTGACCATCGACGGCAATGCGGCTACCGCCATCAATGTCGGGCTGCTCGCAGGGCCGGTCGCCATCCTCAGCGATGTCGTCCTGGATGGCTTATCCAACACCATCATTGTGGACAACCTTGGCGGCCTGAACATCTCCGGGGAAATCTCCGGCACCATCGGCCTCATCAAGGATGGGACCGGTGAGCTGATCCTGACCGGCGCCAACGTCTATACTGGCGCGACGGTCATCAACGAAGGGGTGCTTCAGGTCGGAAACGGCACCACCGGTTCCCTCAATGCACTCTCAGACGTGACAGTGACCGCAGGGACCACCCTCCAGATCAATCTGGCTGACGGCACCGTCTGGAGCAACCAGGTGGCCAATGCAGGCACGGTGGAATGGATCGCCGCAGGGACCAACACCCAGGCCTCCACCAGCGTCATCAGCGGCGCAGGTGCTCTGGAGCAGAGCGGCACAGGCACCACGGTGCTTTTGGGTGAGAATACCTATACCGGCACCACCCTGGTTTCGGACGGTATTTTGCAGATCGGTGACGGCACATCCGGCTCCATCAGCGCTCTCTCAGACGTGACCATTGGTGCCGCAGGTGAACTGCACATCAGCCTCGCCGACAGCGGGATCTGGGAAAATGACGTGACCAACAATGGCGAACTCCACTGGATCTCCCCTGTGGACAATACCCAGGACGCCACCAGCGTCATCAGCGGCACCGGCAGCATGGAAATCACCAGCATCGGCACCACCACGCTTGAGGCAAACAACACCTTCTCCGGCGGTACCCTCATCAATACCCCCGGCACTGTCCTGGTAAGCAGCCCCTTCCTGACCTCCACCGCCTTCGGCACTGGCACTCTGGAAATCCAGCAGGGCCTTGTGGATACGGTAGGCGGCCAGGTCCTCCAGATCAATGTCGGCGGATATGTTCAAAGTGGAGGCGAGATCGCCATCAGCCTTCTCGGCACCCTGCCAGGGACCTATACACAGTATAACGTGACCGGTTCCGCCGCCCTGAGTGGTGGCATCGTCAGCCTGTATGACGAAACGGGCACCTACGTCCCCGAAGGCGCCTGGGCGGGCAATCCGACCGGAGACATGCAGACCATCGTCCAGACCACCGGTGGTCTGGTGGGTGAATTTGCCTCCAATACTCCGGTTGCGACGATCTATAACACCGAGTTCGACCAGACCTTCGTGTATGCCCAGGGCCAGACCCTCCTCTATCCCACCATCACCTATGATGTGAACGACGCCAATGTCACCTGGGTGCGGGATTCCTATCAGTCCGTTCCCGGCCTCACGCGCAACCAGCGCTCCGTGGCCGGCGGTCTGGACGGTTTTGCCTTACTGAACGCAGGCAATGCCGGCGGTGCCCTGACCTTCCTCAATGCCCAGGCCATCGGTACCCTGGCCGGCCTGTATGACCTCATCGCTCCAGAAGAGCTCACCGGCATCTTCCAGATGGGTTTTCATGCTTCTGAAATGCAGGCCGCCAGCATCGTCCAGCATCTGGAATACGTGCGTAACAACGCCCGCCGCCCCATGGGTGACAAAGAGAGCCACAGCATCCAGGCTTCCGCCGGTGGCAAGCACGTTGAAGATCCCGCTCCCGCAGTGGAAAGCCCCGAAGGCCGCTGGAACATGTTCATCGAAGGTCTGGGCGGCAATGCCGACGTCGGCAGCACCTCCAACGCAACAGGTTATGACTTCGACATGTACGGAGCCATGATGGGGGTGGACTACCTGGTCAATGAGAGCTTCGCCATCGGCCTCACCGGTGGATACCTCAACAGCGATGCCAGCCTCATCAACGGCGGCAGCATTGAGACCGACAGCTATCGCGCTGCCATCTATGGCACCTTCTTCAAGGGCGGCTTCTACCTCGACGGCCTTGTGGGCCTGGCCTATAACTCGTATGACACCGACCGCCTGGCCCTCCTGGGCCGCGCGACCGGCGATACGAACGGCCTGGAATTTACCACCATGCTGAACACGGGCTATGACTTCCGCGCAGGCAACCTGACCTTCGGTCCGGTGGCCTCCGTGGCTTATACACGGGTGGATCTGGACGGCTTCACGGAATCCGGCTCCCTCACCCCGCTGAGCTACAGCGACCAGGAGCAGGAATCCTTCCGCACCAATCTCGGTGCCCGTATCAGTTATTCAATCCCTGCCGGCCGCGCGCGCATCATCCCGTCCGCCCGCGTCACCTGGCAGCATGAGTTCATGGACGCCACCCAGTCCATTGACTCCTCCTTCGCCTCCGGCCCTGGTCCGGTCTTTACCGTGGACGGTCCTGAAATGGGCCGCGACAGCGCCCTCGTCACAGCGGGTCTGACCGTTCAGTTCAATCCTTCCGTCGCCGCCTATGCCTTCTATACAGGCCAGCTCGGCCGGACAAACTACGACTCCCACAACGTGACCCTCGGCGTGCGCATCAGCTTCTGA
- a CDS encoding NADH-quinone oxidoreductase subunit A — protein sequence MTENYLPVLLQVAIAGGFAAVTLLVSVLFGKSAKRSAMKDSSYECGMLPLMEGQPRFSVKFYIVAMLFVLFDIEVVFLYPGAIIYKDYLAVFGAGIAWSALGFISILGVAFLYAWRKGVLDWKN from the coding sequence ATGACCGAGAACTACCTTCCTGTCCTTTTGCAAGTCGCCATCGCAGGCGGCTTTGCCGCCGTCACACTGCTGGTTTCCGTGCTCTTCGGCAAATCAGCCAAGCGCAGCGCCATGAAGGACAGCTCCTATGAGTGCGGGATGCTTCCCCTGATGGAGGGCCAGCCCCGGTTCAGCGTGAAATTCTACATCGTCGCGATGCTGTTTGTGCTGTTCGACATCGAAGTGGTCTTTTTGTACCCGGGGGCCATCATTTATAAGGACTATCTGGCCGTTTTCGGAGCGGGCATCGCCTGGTCGGCTTTGGGCTTTATCAGCATCCTGGGCGTGGCTTTCCTTTATGCCTGGCGCAAAGGGGTGCTGGACTGGAAAAACTGA